A portion of the Kribbella jejuensis genome contains these proteins:
- a CDS encoding SRPBCC family protein: MSGITQSVDVDVPITTAYNQWTQFESFPQFMEGVEEVRQLDDTHTHWVTKVGGAQREFDATITEQHPDERVAWRSDSGPQHAGVITFHELTPQRTRVTAQMEIDPEGFVEKVADRFGVIEGRVKGDLERFKKFIEERPGETGAWRGDVPR, from the coding sequence ATGAGTGGCATCACCCAGTCCGTCGACGTCGACGTACCGATCACGACGGCCTACAACCAGTGGACCCAGTTCGAGTCGTTCCCGCAGTTCATGGAGGGTGTCGAAGAGGTTCGCCAGCTCGACGACACGCACACCCACTGGGTGACGAAGGTGGGCGGCGCGCAGCGGGAGTTCGACGCGACGATCACCGAGCAGCACCCGGACGAACGGGTGGCCTGGCGATCCGACTCCGGGCCGCAGCACGCCGGCGTGATCACCTTCCACGAGCTGACACCGCAGCGCACCCGCGTCACCGCGCAGATGGAGATCGACCCCGAGGGGTTCGTCGAAAAGGTCGCGGACCGGTTCGGTGTGATCGAGGGACGCGTGAAGGGTGACCTGGAGCGGTTCAAGAAGTTCATCGAGGAGCGTCCCGGCGAGACGGGCGCGTGGCGCGGAGACGTACCGCGCTGA